From Acidipropionibacterium acidipropionici, one genomic window encodes:
- a CDS encoding 2-dehydro-3-deoxyphosphogluconate aldolase/4-hydroxy-2-oxoglutarate aldolase yields the protein MAILATGIDLIKFFPASVYGGLKAIKALSAPFPQVRFIPTGGINADNMTEWLSNPAIAAIGGSWMVPAKAIDAGDFDTVRDLCAAAAATAAELDKKA from the coding sequence ATGGCGATCCTGGCCACCGGGATCGACCTCATCAAGTTCTTCCCAGCCTCGGTCTACGGCGGCCTGAAGGCCATCAAGGCGCTCTCCGCGCCGTTCCCGCAGGTCCGCTTCATCCCGACCGGCGGCATCAACGCCGACAACATGACCGAGTGGCTCTCCAACCCGGCCATCGCGGCCATCGGCGGCTCCTGGATGGTGCCCGCCAAGGCCATCGACGCCGGCGACTTCGACACCGTGCGCGATCTGTGCGCCGCGGCCGCGGCCACCGCCGCTGAACTCGACAAGAAGGCCTGA